The Hymenobacter sp. DG01 genome has a segment encoding these proteins:
- a CDS encoding RNA polymerase sigma factor, translating into MSNLPTSPATDQQLVAQVLGGNTAAFGQLVQRTEGLVTQMVFKMIRHSADRPDVAQEIYLKVFKNLAGFKFQAKFSTWVGQIAYNTCLHYLEKKKLVLVDLSEQRPDDSSEEGRSPPVSLVAGSDYDPETALFDQDLTTILSTAIEQLPPLYRTLIALYHQQELSYEEIAQITSLPDGTVKNYLFRARKRLKEYLLASYHRDDL; encoded by the coding sequence ATGAGCAACCTGCCCACCTCCCCCGCGACCGACCAGCAGCTTGTGGCGCAAGTGTTGGGGGGAAACACTGCGGCTTTTGGGCAACTCGTGCAGCGCACGGAAGGGCTCGTCACGCAGATGGTATTCAAAATGATTCGACATTCCGCTGACCGCCCGGATGTCGCGCAGGAGATTTACCTGAAGGTTTTTAAAAATTTAGCGGGGTTCAAATTTCAGGCGAAGTTCTCGACGTGGGTGGGGCAAATTGCCTACAATACCTGCCTGCACTACTTAGAGAAGAAAAAACTGGTGCTGGTGGACTTGTCGGAACAACGACCGGACGACTCCTCGGAAGAAGGCCGTAGCCCTCCCGTAAGCCTGGTAGCCGGGTCGGACTACGACCCAGAAACGGCCTTGTTTGACCAAGACCTGACCACTATTCTGAGCACTGCCATCGAGCAACTGCCGCCCCTCTACCGCACCTTAATTGCCTTGTACCATCAGCAGGAACTGAGCTACGAGGAAATTGCCCAGATAACCTCCCTGCCGGACGGAACCGTGAAAAACTACCTTTTCCGGGCACGCAAACGGTTAAAGGAATACCTACTGGCCAGCTATCACCGCGACGACTTATGA
- a CDS encoding TonB-dependent receptor domain-containing protein, whose protein sequence is MISYLGLFGLMAGLLPGRVLAQGLGEVSGTLLDQRTRQPLPFANVVLLRLSDSTLAANTQTTENGSFALNNLALGRYVVRAEALGYQVVRRSATLEAATPVVRLGEWLALPTVVQLGNVVVQGEKAAVVNELGKITLNVDKDLTSAGGTAADVLQKVPSVAVDDNGQISLRGNASVTLYLDGRPAPPNLRLDQLPASRLETIEIITNPGAQYAAQGTGGIINLVQRKQDKPGWNGDALVTIGTRDKYTASLSGNRQVGKLNLSGSADGLSNRFYGSSSLRQVATVNGRSIRTDQTGTSTRLQTNHSLRLGVEYTFSDEQRVSLTAQYYAQDFRTTQNFATQLAQDSYPSYLLRNQNAEADNLYGSRFSGTYRRTWAAAPGRALTISTSYYLDGGTVMPQQRVLEGPAGYPLGARQQLLDVTIQMPSVQVDYVHPLDKQRRWEAGVKTDALVTAGTSDYGVQSTPGGEFVRQDAGSYRYTYRQLIPQAYGAYQHKSEAWEYQAGLRAEFTGLSAQVLPTGSAHQRILNVFPSATVARTLPHDQRLQLSYSRRVNRPNFLQIIPLPIYSDARNYVVGNTDLRPEYVHVGELGHQLTWRAMTLSTTLFGRFASQSIQSLRTIDTVATRRSGQPDFITRTSYANFGRTASYGVELSLTQSVTKWWKLTANGSYYRNQVASFTTDGTRAGFTGSAYLLNQFSPTKTLALQLSGHYRAPLVVPQGRILSVYGVDVALRQRLFHDRAALTLRVSDVFNTRRQYTQLAADGLVTDIRTKYETHVGYLGFSWFLGTRKAASTIEDQPQGDKGGIGG, encoded by the coding sequence GTGATAAGCTACCTCGGCTTGTTTGGGCTGATGGCGGGGCTGTTGCCCGGTAGGGTGCTGGCCCAGGGGCTAGGGGAAGTGTCGGGCACCCTACTGGACCAACGCACGCGTCAGCCCTTGCCCTTTGCCAACGTGGTGCTGCTGCGGCTGTCGGACTCAACCCTGGCCGCCAACACCCAAACCACGGAGAATGGCAGCTTCGCCCTGAACAACCTCGCGCTGGGCCGGTACGTCGTGCGGGCCGAGGCGTTGGGCTACCAGGTCGTCCGCCGATCGGCCACGCTGGAGGCTGCCACTCCGGTCGTTCGCTTGGGGGAGTGGCTGGCACTCCCAACCGTCGTGCAGCTGGGCAACGTGGTCGTGCAAGGCGAAAAAGCGGCGGTAGTCAACGAACTGGGTAAAATCACTCTCAACGTGGACAAGGACCTTACCAGCGCGGGCGGTACGGCGGCGGATGTACTCCAGAAAGTACCCTCAGTAGCTGTGGATGACAACGGGCAAATCAGCCTGCGAGGCAATGCGAGCGTCACGCTCTACCTTGACGGCCGGCCCGCCCCCCCCAACCTGCGCCTAGACCAGCTACCTGCCAGCCGCCTCGAAACCATTGAGATTATCACTAATCCCGGCGCCCAGTATGCGGCCCAAGGCACCGGAGGTATCATCAACTTGGTGCAGAGAAAGCAGGATAAACCCGGCTGGAACGGCGACGCCCTGGTTACCATAGGCACTCGGGATAAATACACTGCGTCGCTCAGCGGCAACCGGCAGGTCGGCAAACTCAATCTTTCTGGCAGTGCCGACGGGTTGAGCAATCGATTCTACGGCAGTTCGTCCCTGCGGCAAGTTGCTACGGTGAATGGCCGTAGCATTCGCACCGACCAGACGGGAACCAGCACCCGTCTTCAAACCAATCATAGCCTACGCCTAGGCGTTGAGTACACCTTCAGCGATGAGCAGCGCGTTAGCCTGACAGCCCAATACTATGCCCAGGACTTTCGCACCACGCAGAACTTTGCTACCCAGCTTGCTCAGGACTCCTACCCCTCCTATTTGCTGCGCAACCAAAACGCGGAAGCCGATAACCTGTACGGCAGCCGTTTCTCGGGTACGTACCGGCGCACTTGGGCGGCGGCCCCGGGCCGGGCGTTAACCATCAGTACCTCGTATTACCTGGACGGCGGCACCGTCATGCCCCAGCAGCGTGTTCTGGAGGGGCCGGCGGGCTACCCGCTTGGCGCCCGTCAGCAACTGCTCGACGTTACTATTCAGATGCCTTCGGTGCAGGTAGACTACGTGCATCCCCTGGACAAGCAGCGGCGCTGGGAGGCGGGCGTCAAGACCGACGCTCTGGTAACGGCTGGTACGAGCGACTATGGGGTGCAATCCACCCCGGGGGGCGAATTTGTCCGGCAGGACGCGGGCTCGTACCGCTATACCTACCGGCAACTCATTCCGCAGGCTTACGGGGCCTACCAACATAAATCGGAGGCGTGGGAATATCAGGCCGGATTGCGGGCCGAGTTCACGGGGCTCTCCGCCCAGGTGCTGCCCACGGGCTCGGCCCACCAACGGATTCTCAACGTGTTTCCCTCAGCCACGGTGGCCCGTACGCTACCCCACGACCAGCGCCTGCAGCTTAGCTACTCGCGCCGCGTGAACCGGCCCAATTTCTTGCAGATCATTCCGCTGCCTATCTACTCTGATGCCCGCAACTACGTAGTGGGCAACACTGACTTACGGCCCGAGTACGTGCACGTCGGGGAGTTGGGTCATCAGTTGACCTGGCGCGCCATGACGCTCAGCACGACTCTGTTTGGACGCTTTGCCAGCCAGTCCATCCAGAGCCTGCGCACCATCGATACGGTGGCGACCCGCCGCAGCGGCCAGCCTGATTTTATTACCCGCACCAGCTACGCCAATTTCGGCCGCACAGCCAGCTACGGGGTGGAGCTCTCGTTGACTCAGTCCGTGACCAAGTGGTGGAAACTTACGGCCAACGGCTCCTACTACCGCAATCAAGTAGCCAGCTTTACCACCGACGGCACCCGCGCCGGCTTCACTGGCTCGGCGTACCTGCTCAACCAGTTTAGCCCGACTAAGACCCTGGCTTTGCAGCTTAGCGGCCACTACCGTGCCCCGCTAGTGGTACCCCAGGGCCGAATTTTGTCCGTGTACGGGGTGGACGTAGCCCTGCGCCAGCGCCTGTTTCACGACCGAGCGGCGCTGACCCTGCGCGTGAGCGATGTATTTAATACACGCCGCCAGTACACGCAGCTTGCGGCCGATGGACTTGTCACCGACATTCGAACCAAATACGAAACGCACGTAGGCTACTTAGGATTCTCCTGGTTTCTGGGGACCAGAAAGGCCGCCAGCACCATCGAGGACCAGCCGCAGGGCGATAAGGGTGGAATAGGTGGCTAG
- a CDS encoding Tn3 family transposase, with amino-acid sequence MASPFSPHLADLSDQRFGRLSKEDGYGLLNKLSRPVVSTRLISDHWEHMLRLAGSLKLGRVKKTLYC; translated from the coding sequence GTGGCTAGCCCTTTCAGTCCCCACTTAGCGGATCTTTCCGACCAACGATTTGGGCGCCTCAGTAAGGAAGACGGTTACGGTCTTCTCAACAAATTAAGCCGGCCCGTCGTCAGCACCCGGCTCATCAGTGACCATTGGGAGCATATGCTGCGGCTGGCCGGCTCTTTAAAATTAGGCCGTGTGAAAAAAACGCTCTACTGCTAG
- a CDS encoding TonB-dependent receptor domain-containing protein, translated as MTSSLSSGRALRGLGFLAMLFPLAAAAQQQPAGSVSGTLLDQANGQPLPFTNVVLLRAQDSSFVAGAETLENGRFELEKLGLGNYLLKASAVGYKGFRRSVSLTSATPTAQLGTMKLTPTATQLAGVTVQGERAAVQESLDKKVINVEKDLSSVGGTAVNVLQNVPSVTVAADGTVSMRGSSNITILIDGKPSNSANSGAGGNRLEQIPASSIERVEVVTNPSARYDAAGAGGVLNIILKKQKKDGWNGQAILNVGTRDKYNTSLSLNRRTGKLNAFGSFDLRDDHYRSRMWSDQYTTREGQELRTYQQGTNLRHQQNYSGRLGFDYTLPANQTLTFTVEPNFNRGYNTGTQLATLSGATDARIGSTFAVTEKVDNIDNSVDYRRTWEAHKGRELSASANYTYLNADVVVAQRNTEGTADLREWKQDLHVNLHAMNGQVDYVQPLGEKARLDAGLKTQYQTNEGTDDFLRQQTDGPGFDRLADRSYQYTFQEYQQAGYLTYQQEIGKWRMQGGLRAEYTNTNGEVLNGNGPFKLSYLNLFPSATVERTLPTADQRVKVSYSRRLNRPNFMQLLAFPLYQDQRTYRIGDPSLRPEYINAFELGHQISMGQASLTSTLFFRHTDNTIQRLVRVDEEATRRYGAGAVITAQYVDNFGQATSYGAEVSLNQPLAKWWRLTASGSLFQNTVTAATGNEANRRVVSGTARVMNSFTPTPKLDLQLTGNYRAAAVTAQGRIAPVGSVDIALRQRLLNDRAALTLRVSDLFNTQRNRTESYTENFRAEYYNKWESRVGYLGFSWYLGSNKPPKKIENQPQGGGGGFGG; from the coding sequence ATGACTTCCTCCCTGTCTTCCGGCCGGGCCCTGCGGGGCCTGGGGTTCCTTGCTATGCTCTTTCCGCTGGCCGCCGCGGCCCAGCAGCAACCCGCCGGTTCCGTCAGCGGCACCCTGCTCGACCAGGCCAATGGTCAGCCTCTGCCCTTCACCAACGTAGTTCTGCTCCGCGCCCAGGACTCCAGCTTTGTGGCCGGGGCCGAAACCCTGGAAAACGGCCGTTTCGAGCTGGAGAAGCTGGGATTGGGCAACTACCTGCTAAAGGCTTCGGCCGTGGGCTATAAAGGATTCCGGCGCTCCGTGAGCCTGACCAGCGCTACCCCCACCGCGCAGCTGGGCACTATGAAGCTGACGCCCACCGCTACCCAGCTGGCCGGCGTAACGGTGCAGGGCGAGCGGGCCGCCGTGCAGGAAAGCCTGGATAAGAAAGTCATCAACGTAGAAAAAGATCTGAGCAGCGTGGGCGGTACGGCCGTAAACGTGCTCCAGAACGTGCCTTCCGTAACGGTAGCCGCCGATGGCACTGTGAGCATGCGGGGCTCGTCCAACATCACCATTTTGATTGACGGCAAGCCCAGCAACTCGGCCAACAGCGGGGCGGGCGGCAACCGCCTGGAGCAGATTCCGGCCAGCAGCATTGAGCGGGTAGAAGTAGTAACCAACCCCTCGGCCCGCTACGACGCAGCCGGCGCCGGCGGGGTACTCAACATCATCCTGAAAAAGCAGAAAAAGGACGGCTGGAACGGCCAGGCCATCCTCAACGTGGGCACCCGCGACAAGTACAACACCAGCCTGAGCCTGAACCGCCGCACGGGCAAGCTCAACGCGTTTGGCTCCTTCGACCTGCGCGACGACCATTACCGTAGCCGTATGTGGAGCGACCAGTACACCACCCGGGAGGGCCAGGAGCTGCGCACCTATCAGCAGGGCACCAACCTGCGCCACCAGCAAAACTACAGCGGCCGCCTGGGCTTCGACTACACCCTCCCCGCCAACCAGACGCTTACCTTCACGGTGGAGCCCAACTTCAACCGGGGCTATAACACCGGCACCCAGCTGGCTACCCTCTCGGGGGCTACCGATGCCCGCATTGGCAGCACCTTCGCCGTAACGGAAAAGGTAGATAACATTGATAACTCGGTGGATTACCGCCGCACCTGGGAGGCCCACAAGGGCCGCGAGCTGAGCGCCAGCGCCAACTACACCTACCTCAACGCCGACGTGGTAGTGGCCCAGCGCAACACTGAGGGCACCGCCGACCTGCGCGAGTGGAAGCAGGACCTGCACGTAAATCTGCACGCCATGAATGGCCAGGTAGATTATGTGCAGCCCCTGGGCGAAAAGGCCCGCCTGGATGCCGGCCTCAAAACCCAGTACCAAACCAACGAGGGCACCGACGACTTCCTGCGCCAGCAAACCGATGGCCCCGGCTTCGACCGCCTCGCGGACCGCTCGTATCAGTACACGTTCCAGGAATACCAGCAGGCCGGCTACCTCACCTATCAGCAGGAAATAGGCAAGTGGCGCATGCAGGGCGGCCTGCGGGCCGAGTACACCAATACCAACGGCGAGGTACTGAACGGCAATGGCCCCTTCAAGCTCAGCTACCTGAACCTGTTCCCGTCGGCTACCGTGGAGCGCACCCTGCCTACCGCCGACCAGCGCGTGAAGGTGAGCTACTCGCGCCGCCTGAACCGCCCGAACTTTATGCAGCTGCTGGCTTTCCCGCTCTACCAGGACCAGCGCACCTACCGCATCGGCGACCCTTCTTTGCGGCCGGAGTACATCAACGCCTTTGAGCTGGGCCACCAGATCAGCATGGGCCAGGCCTCGCTGACCTCGACGCTGTTTTTCCGCCACACCGATAATACCATTCAGCGCCTGGTGCGGGTTGATGAGGAGGCCACCCGCCGCTATGGAGCCGGGGCGGTAATTACAGCCCAATACGTCGATAACTTCGGGCAGGCCACGAGCTACGGGGCCGAGGTTTCCCTGAACCAGCCCCTGGCCAAGTGGTGGCGCCTGACGGCCAGCGGCTCGCTGTTCCAGAACACGGTAACGGCCGCCACGGGCAACGAGGCCAACCGCCGGGTGGTATCGGGCACGGCCCGCGTGATGAACTCCTTCACGCCTACCCCCAAGCTTGACCTGCAGCTGACGGGCAACTACCGCGCCGCCGCCGTAACGGCCCAGGGCCGCATTGCTCCGGTGGGCTCCGTGGATATTGCGCTGCGCCAGCGCCTGCTCAACGACCGCGCCGCCCTGACCCTGCGCGTTTCGGACCTCTTCAACACCCAGCGCAACCGCACTGAGTCGTACACCGAGAATTTCCGGGCCGAGTACTACAACAAGTGGGAGTCGCGGGTGGGCTACCTGGGCTTCAGCTGGTACCTGGGCTCTAACAAGCCGCCCAAGAAGATTGAAAACCAGCCCCAGGGTGGTGGCGGCGGCTTCGGCGGCTAA
- a CDS encoding carboxypeptidase-like regulatory domain-containing protein, with protein sequence MKTSFASAALVAMSVLVAAPQLPAQATPVPARGTVSGRLFDGQTQEPIPHSYVVVLRASDGRFMKAVETDAQGRFRAAGLPLGRYTVRTTVLGYHGIRTAVALHSARPQQALGTVVMVPLGMQVARADKQAWASRSKAVAAVEPRRPAVRVGS encoded by the coding sequence ATGAAAACTTCCTTCGCTTCCGCTGCCCTGGTGGCAATGTCTGTTCTGGTTGCCGCTCCTCAACTGCCCGCCCAGGCTACTCCGGTGCCTGCCCGCGGCACCGTATCGGGGCGCCTGTTCGATGGGCAAACCCAGGAGCCTATTCCTCACTCCTACGTGGTTGTGCTGCGCGCTTCGGACGGGCGGTTTATGAAAGCCGTGGAAACCGACGCTCAGGGCCGCTTCCGGGCCGCCGGGCTGCCCTTGGGCCGCTACACCGTGCGCACTACGGTGCTGGGCTACCATGGCATCCGGACGGCGGTGGCCCTGCATTCGGCCCGGCCCCAGCAGGCCCTGGGCACGGTGGTGATGGTGCCCCTGGGCATGCAGGTAGCCCGCGCTGACAAGCAGGCCTGGGCCAGCCGCAGCAAGGCCGTAGCCGCCGTGGAGCCCCGCCGGCCCGCGGTGCGCGTGGGGTCCTAG